Below is a window of Christensenella minuta DNA.
AAAACGCTATGATTAGCAGGCGAATGAAAGCGGTTAAGATCGTGGAGCGTGATATAAGCGATTCGGTGTTTGGAAAAGATTCCAGGCCGCGAGAAGTAAAGACCGTGCAAATGGCAATCTGCACGCTTACGGGCGCGGAAGTCCAATATTTAAACATCAACGCTCAAGGAAGCTCACACGTTGGATTGACGCTTGACAGGACGCTTAAACACGGGCAAGAGGTACACGACGGAGATGACGTTTATAGAATCACGTACCCAAACAACGATGCGCGGTTATCACAGATTTTTCTTGAAAGGGTGATAGCAGATGGCTAAGACAGAAGTAGACGCAAGCGAAGTTTTAAGGAACTTTGAGAACTTTGTTAAAAAAGCCTTGCCGGACGCTATCAAAGATGGTCTTGAACAAGCTTGCCTTGTGGTCGAAAATGCTGCAAAAAATAATTGCCCTGCAGATAAAGGCACTTTGCGCGCAAGCATAACTCACGTTGTGGAAGAAAACGGCGAAAACCTTGAAGGATATGTAGGCAGTGGGATAGATTACGCGCCATATATTCATCAAGGTACAGGGTTATTTGCCATAGATGGAAATGGGCGAAAAAATGTTCCTTGGCGGTATCAAGACGAAAAAGGCGAATGGCACACAACCGAAGGGCAGCGACCCAATCCGTTTATATCCGACGCAATAGAACAAAACCGGGCAAAGATCATAAATTGCTTTAAGGACGTGATGAAGAAATGATAATTGAAGACGTTGTAAGCGCCCTAAAAGCAGACCCCGCCGTAAGCGGCTATGTGAGAGATCGTATGACCGCATTTTCGACCGACTCAACAGATGATGGTATTGTTTTCAATTTCTCGCCGCAGACGGATGACAAGATTTCCCGCGTTGATAAGCTGGAAATCATGATTATATCCAAGAGCGTTGCACGGGTGTACGAGATTCACGAGGCTGTGAAGAATGTATTGCTTACGCTTGGAGATGATCCGTTTAATGATACGATTTTAGGCGTTGAAATAAACGGCGGCGGCGTTCTTGAAAATCTGAAAACAGGAACCTACCACCACACAACATATTATTATTTAAGGAGCAAAGTATAATGGCACAGGCAAATGAAGAAGTAATTTTAGGATCAGGCGATCTGTTTGTAATGAGTTATACCGGGGAGGCAATCCCGGAGGATTCTGTAATCGAGACGACCTCCAATCAGATAGGCCATATCCAGGGCGGCGCAACGCTGGAATACAAGCCGACAGACTACAGCGTTGTAGATGATATG
It encodes the following:
- a CDS encoding HK97-gp10 family putative phage morphogenesis protein, producing MAKTEVDASEVLRNFENFVKKALPDAIKDGLEQACLVVENAAKNNCPADKGTLRASITHVVEENGENLEGYVGSGIDYAPYIHQGTGLFAIDGNGRKNVPWRYQDEKGEWHTTEGQRPNPFISDAIEQNRAKIINCFKDVMKK